A DNA window from Camelina sativa cultivar DH55 chromosome 13, Cs, whole genome shotgun sequence contains the following coding sequences:
- the LOC104734263 gene encoding THO complex subunit 4B → MSGGLDMSLDDIIKSNRKPTGSRGRGGVGGNSSGARGGFNGGSGSNSGPSRRFANRVGNRTAPYSRPTIQQQAQDAMWQNDVFATDASVAAAFGHQAAPIVGGSSFETGTKLYISNLDYGVSNEDIKELFSEVGDLKRYGIHYDRSGRSKGTAEVVFSRRGDALAAVKRYNNVQLDGKLMKVEIVGTNLSAPTLPPMLAPAQIPFPTNGILGNFNENFNGNFNGNFSGNFRGRGRGGFVGRPRGGFGGGNFRGGRGARGRGGRGNGRVRDENVSAEDLDAELDKYHKEAMETS, encoded by the exons ATGTCAGGTGGCTTGGATATGTCACTCGATGACATCATCAAATCTAATCGAAAACCTACTGGATCTCGTGGCCGAGGAGGCGTTGGTGGTAATAGTAGCGGTGCTCGCGGAGGATTCAACGGCGGCTCCGGTTCCAATTCCGGTCCGTCTCGTCGGTTTGCTAACCGCGTAGGAAACAGAACGGCGCCGTATTCAAGG CCGACGATACAACAACAAGCTCAAGACGCCATGTGGCAAAACGATGTGTTCGCTACGGATGCGAGTGTGGCGGCGGCTTTTGGGCATCAAGCTGCTCCTATCGTTGGTGGCTCCTCATTCGAGACTGGAACTAAGCTCTACATTTCCAACTTAGACTATGGTGTCTCCAATGAGGATATCAAG GAGCTTTTCTCAGAGGTTGGTGACCTTAAGCGGTATGGGATTCACTATGATAGGAGTGGAAGATCGAAG GGTACTGCTGAAGTTGTTTTTTCTAGGCGTGGTGATGCCTTGGCAGCTGTCAAGCGTTACAACAATGTTCAATTGGATGGGAAACTGATGAAGGTTGAGATTGTTGGAACTAATCTTTCAGCTCCCACTCTTCCTCCAATGCTTGCTCCAGCTCAGATTCCTTTTCCTACTAACGGAATTCTTGGGAACTTTAATGAGAACTTTAATGGCAATTTCAATGGGAACTTCAGTGGAAACTTTAG aggaagaggaagaggggGTTTTGTGGGACGGCCCCGTGGTGGTTTTGGCGGAGGTAATTTCCGAGGTGGTAGGGGAGctagaggacgtggtggtcgtggcaATGGAAGAGTACGTGATGAAAATGTATCTGCAGAGGATCTTGATGCTGAGTTGGACAAGTACCACAAAGAGGCTATGGAAACAAGTTAA
- the LOC104734262 gene encoding protein starmaker-like has translation MAEHREPNLDDNGSKSYFQKRVVLRDWWLIKCPKEFQGKRFGVAGIEDFVEKRAKRVLTSSPIIKALDVFTLLASDGIYITLRGFLNKERVVQNGFTPEISREFIFGFPPCWEQICNNCFGGGVSLGTDTNTVSSTVAKASYPILSPCNNKKENLEEDSPAEGRDESNVADTIAAEITTNTEDGSRPSYKITARRKSLHLQTRFGGESSEVHNTTTDGDHGGEGLDEAKSGNVENDTCEAIDKGVVSPADGSGRNHTGADNADKVTSTVTTAVSLTSEQQKGELRDGCEVFNNEDGERKLDESILQNLTTNDGDHGSEGLDKAKSGDVDKDEFEAINNGVILPADGCGRKRTDADNVDKVTSTSTNGEPLTSEELNGELKVTTASPHSLFKDFDKSSKPGRKGISKKSRKTLKKTGNVVEPSHCSETKVKSATKKRKPQNPTTNDKDRGKEGLKNVKSDDVERDECVGINDEVIDGCGRRHSGTDSVGKLTSKNATKESLTSEQRKGREKETKTTLLSKDLNSKPGKKGSSKKSEKTPKRDLQAAEENLSCESEENLSWGNTKRKIDFDVEVTPDNKVKKQKTSVVSTDSLGQKRSRSGRVFMSSLEYWRNQIPVYDMDRRLIEVKGGHETNPTPSKGKGSYRRKPRS, from the exons ATGGCTGAGCATCGGGAACCAAATCTCGACGACAATGGTTCGAAGTCGTATTTCCAGAAAAGG GTTGTACTGAGAGATTGGTGGTTGATAAAATGCCCAAAGGAATTCCAAGGCAAACGATTTGGTGTTGCCGGAATCGAAGATTTCGTCGA GAAACGAGCAAAGCGTGTGCTTACATCTTCTCCAATCATCAAAGCTTTAGATGTTTTCACGCTCTTAGCATCTGATGGAATCTATATCACTCTCCGAGGTTTTCTTAACAAGGAACGCGTTGTTCAAAATGGGTTTACCCCTGAG ATTTCCCGTGAATTCATCTTCGGGTTTCCTCCTTGTTGGGAACAAATTTGTAACAATTGCTTTGGAGGAGGAGTCTCCTTAGGCACTGATACCAATACCGTCTCTTCGACAGTTGCTAAAG CTTCTTATCCTATTTTATCTCCATGTAATAACAAGAAAGAGAATTTAGAGGAGGATAGTCCAGCTGAGGGAAGAGATGAAAGCAATGTGGCTGACACGATTGCAGCTGAGATTACTACTAATACTGAAGATGGTTCTAGACCAAGTTATAAAATTACTGCAAGGAGAAAGTCCCTTCATCTGCAAACAAGATTTGGTGGTGAATCGAGTGAAGTCCACAATACTACTACTGATGGAGATCATGGTGGTGAAGGTTTGGATGAGGCTAAGAGCGGAAATGTAGAAAATGATACTTGTGAGGCTATCGATAAAGGAGTGGTATCGCCAGCTGATGGATCTGGTAGAAACCATACTGGTGCAGATAATGCTGATAAAGTAACAAGTACGGTTACTACTGCAGTATCACTGACTTCAGAACAGCAAAAAGGTGAACTTAGAGATGGATGCGAGGTTTTCAATAATGAAGACGGTGAAAGGAAACTCGATGAGAGTATACTCCAGAATCTGACTACTAATGATGGAGATCATGGTAGTGAAGGTTTGGATAAGGCTAAGAGCGGTGATGTAGATAAAGATGAATTTGAGGCTATCAATAATGGAGTGATATTGCCAGCGGATGGATGTGGTAGAAAGCGTACCGATGCAGATAATGTGGATAAAGTAACAAGTACAAGTACTAATGGAGAACCACTGACTTCAGAAGAGCTAAACGGTGAACTTAAGGTAACAACGGCATCTCCACATTCCCTGTTTAAAGACTTCGATAAGAGTAGCAAACCTGGAAGGAAAGGAATTTCGAAGAAAAGTCGCAAGACCCTCAAAAAAACCGGCAATGTAGTGGAACCTAGTCATTGTTCTGAGACCAAAGTCAAAAGTGCAACGAAGAAAAGGAAACCCCAGAATCCGACTACGAATGATAAAGATCGTGGTAAGGAAGGTTTGAAAAATGTTAAGAGCGATGACGTAGAAAGAGATGAATGTGTGGGTATCAATGATGAAGTGATAGATGGATGTGGTAGAAGGCATTCTGGTACAGATAGCGTTGGAAAACTAACAAGTAAGAATGCTACTAAAGAATCACTGACTTCAGAACAGCGAAAAGGTagagagaaggaaacaaagacCACTCTGCTTTCAAAAGACTTGAATAGCAAGCCTGGAAAGAAAGGAAGTtcaaagaaaagtgaaaagacGCCTAAAAGAGACTTGCAAGCAGCTGAGGAAAACTTGTCATGTGAAAGTGAAGAAAACTTGTCATGGGGAAACACAAAGAGGAAGATTGACTTTGATGTCGAG GTAACACCGGATAACAAAGTGAAGAAGCAGAAGACCAGTGTGGTGTCTACTGATTCATTGGGACAGAAACGGTCCAGATCAG gAAGGGTGTTTATGTCATCACTAGAATATTGGCGCAACCAAATTCCTGTTTATGATATG GATCGGAGACTTATCGAAGTAAAGGGTGGTCATGAAACTAACCCAACTCCATCAAAAG GAAAAGGATCTTATCGTCGAAAGCCAAGAAGTTGA
- the LOC104734261 gene encoding uncharacterized protein LOC104734261, which translates to MSTGVCGKRVGYDDYFGSSSSPTNKRSKWSTFGSPIRSYETGSGSDDPVASLIHMFPTMDPEFVREVLSNKNNVFEEAKESLSSISFNGNLDRTDASSSFDGSGGSWRDEDMVDGAKWVDRLVSEMSKAKNIDDMRQRVVVILEAVERVIKHNTNASKKLEYASLKETLQSLINDNQILKRAIASQHQRSSENEEKAKEVHHLKGVVGQYQEQVHKLELSNYALKLHLQRSQQQQQSSFSGNLPPDVY; encoded by the exons ATGTCTACAGGTGTTTGCGGTAAACGGGTCGGGTATGATGATTACTTCGGCTCTTCATCTTCCCCGACCAATAAGAGATCCAAATGGTCGACCTTTGGATCGCCGATCCGTTCTTATGAAACCGGCTCTGGATCCGACGACCCGGTTGCATCTTTGATCCATATGTTCCCTACCATGGATCCTGAG TTTGTCAGAGAGGTTCTGAGCAACAAGAACAATGTGTTTGAAGAGGCAAAAGAAAGTTTAAGCTCAATTTCCTTCAATGGCAATTTGGATAGAACAGACGCTAGTAGCTCCTTTGATGGTTCTGGGGGAAGTTGGAGGGATGAGGATATGGTTGACGGAGCTAAATGGGTCGATAGACTTGTATCCGAGATGTCAAAGGCGAAAAACATTGATGATATGAGGCAACGTGTTGTGGTGATCTTAGAAGCTGTAGAGAGAGTCATTAAGCATAACACCAATGCCTCAAAGAAG CTTGAATATGCGTCATTAAAGGAAACTCTACAGAGTTTGATCAATGATAACCAAATCTTGAAACGGGCCATTGCGAGTCAACACCAGCGTAGCTCTGAAAACgaagagaaggccaaagaagtacATCATTTGAAAGGCGTGGTGGGGCAATACCAAGAACAGGTTCATAAGCTAGAG CTAAGCAACTACGCCTTGAAACTCCATCTTCAAAGGtcacaacaacagcaacaaagTTCTTTCTCAGGGAATCTGCCTCCAGACGTTTACTGA